A genomic window from Massilia sp. METH4 includes:
- a CDS encoding MoxR family ATPase has protein sequence MYSKLHAVARQVGSLIVGKDVQIRQSLACLLAGGHLLLEDVPGVGKTTLSHALALSLGLQFNRVQFTSDLLPADVAGISIYEREKNGFVFHPGPIFTQVLLADEINRATPKTQSGLLEAMEERQVTADGVTRALPEPFFVIATQNPTHQIGTFPLPESQLDRFLMCLSLGYPDPAAERALLMGEDRRSMLKSLTPAMTPAELAAAQRSLRGIHTSAALIDYVHALVLASRGNGAFAEGLSPRAALALVQAARAWAALEGRDHVIPEDVQAVLVPVCAHRLRPVKSNQGVALASRELVLQLQKSVPV, from the coding sequence ATGTATTCAAAATTGCACGCGGTTGCGCGCCAGGTGGGCAGCCTCATCGTCGGCAAGGATGTGCAGATCCGGCAATCGCTGGCCTGCCTGCTGGCCGGCGGCCACCTGCTGCTCGAAGACGTGCCGGGCGTGGGCAAGACGACCCTTTCGCATGCGCTCGCCCTGTCGCTCGGCCTGCAGTTCAACCGCGTGCAATTCACCAGCGACCTGCTGCCCGCCGACGTGGCCGGCATCTCGATCTACGAACGCGAAAAGAACGGCTTCGTGTTCCACCCAGGGCCGATCTTCACCCAGGTGCTGCTGGCGGACGAGATCAACCGCGCCACGCCGAAGACCCAGTCCGGCCTGCTCGAAGCGATGGAAGAGCGGCAGGTGACGGCCGATGGCGTGACGCGCGCGCTGCCCGAACCCTTCTTCGTCATCGCCACGCAGAATCCCACCCACCAGATCGGCACGTTCCCGCTGCCGGAATCGCAGCTGGACCGCTTCCTGATGTGCCTCTCGCTGGGCTATCCAGACCCGGCCGCCGAACGCGCGCTGCTGATGGGAGAGGACCGCCGCAGCATGCTCAAGTCCCTCACCCCGGCGATGACGCCGGCCGAACTGGCCGCGGCGCAGCGCAGCCTGCGCGGCATCCATACTTCCGCGGCGTTGATCGACTACGTGCATGCGCTGGTGCTGGCTTCGCGCGGCAACGGCGCGTTCGCCGAGGGCCTGTCGCCGCGCGCCGCGCTGGCGCTGGTGCAGGCGGCACGTGCCTGGGCCGCGCTGGAAGGGCGCGATCACGTGATCCCCGAGGACGTGCAGGCGGTGCTGGTGCCCGTGTGCGCGCACCGGCTGCGGCCCGTGAAATCGAACCAGGGCGTGGCGCTGGCCAGCCGCGAGCTGGTGCTGCAATTGCAGAAATCGGTGCCGGTCTAG
- a CDS encoding histone deacetylase family protein codes for MSTAIYSHPDCQRHEMGEWHPECPARLQAIADQLINSHIDGLLDHREAPLADLAAIARNHTPNAIAIVQSQPHEGDDYYPIDGDTSMNRYSYTAALRAAGAAVAATDAVIDGEIDNAFCAIRPPGHHARPSVPMGFCLFNNVAIAARHALDGRGLERVAIIDFDVHHGNGTEEAFLDEPRVLMASFFQHPLYPYSDPLPITPNRINVPVPAFTKGDAVRQLVQDKWLPALHAFKPQMLFISAGFDAHREDDLASMGLVEADYAWMTQQVMEIARLYAKGRIVSCLEGGYNLSALGRSVVAHVKALAEL; via the coding sequence ATGAGCACAGCCATCTACAGCCACCCCGATTGCCAGCGCCATGAGATGGGCGAGTGGCACCCCGAGTGCCCGGCCCGGCTGCAGGCCATCGCGGACCAGCTGATCAATTCCCACATCGACGGTTTGCTCGACCATCGCGAGGCGCCGCTGGCCGACCTCGCCGCGATCGCCCGCAACCACACGCCGAACGCGATCGCCATCGTGCAGAGCCAGCCGCACGAGGGCGACGATTACTACCCGATCGACGGCGACACGTCGATGAACCGGTACAGTTATACGGCCGCGCTGCGCGCCGCGGGCGCGGCCGTCGCCGCCACCGATGCCGTCATCGATGGCGAGATCGACAATGCGTTCTGCGCGATCCGCCCGCCCGGCCACCATGCGCGGCCGTCGGTGCCGATGGGTTTTTGCCTGTTCAACAACGTGGCCATCGCGGCACGCCACGCGCTGGACGGGCGCGGCCTGGAGCGGGTGGCCATCATCGATTTCGACGTCCACCATGGCAACGGCACCGAGGAAGCATTCCTGGACGAGCCACGCGTGCTGATGGCCAGCTTCTTCCAGCACCCGCTGTATCCGTATTCCGACCCGTTGCCGATCACGCCGAACCGCATCAACGTGCCGGTACCCGCCTTCACGAAGGGCGACGCGGTGCGCCAGCTGGTGCAGGACAAGTGGCTGCCGGCCCTGCATGCGTTCAAGCCGCAGATGCTGTTCATCTCGGCCGGCTTCGACGCCCACCGCGAGGACGACCTGGCCAGCATGGGCCTGGTGGAAGCGGATTACGCGTGGATGACGCAGCAGGTGATGGAAATCGCCAGGCTGTACGCCAAGGGCCGCATCGTCAGCTGCCTGGAAGGGGGCTACAACCTGTCGGCGCTGGGGCGCAGCGTGGTCGCCCACGTCAAGGCGCTGGCGGAACTCTGA